One genomic region from Chelonia mydas isolate rCheMyd1 chromosome 25, rCheMyd1.pri.v2, whole genome shotgun sequence encodes:
- the LOC119564471 gene encoding sialidase isoform X2 codes for MARGTRWLLIGCGLCLALAVGDLTATTASQPITSSQHPATASTPPQSSLSTSSQHPATVSTPPQSSLAASGDTSLPAAPADSTAASTQYRTTAAAPASSRNPESASSPPLSPASPGHTYTSSTPAETHTTEPNNGTTASGSEVPVPEQPTLSQSPGLVAVICIFVAVLLIAAGVVVVKLCHRREPAFRKLDEVPMGKMTEDSPFARYPPK; via the exons ATGGCCCGGGGGACGCGCTGGCTGCTGATCGGCTGCGGCTTGTGCCTGGCGCTCGCAG TGGGGGACCTTACTGCCACGACTGCCTCCCAACCAATCACGTCCAGCCAGCACCCCGCCACCGCGAGTACACCACCGCAGAGCTCCCTGTCCACGTCCAGCCAGCACCCCGCCACCGTGAGTACAC CAccgcagagctccctggctgcctccGGAGACACCTCCCTTCCCGCTGCCCCGGCCGACAGCACCGCTGCATCCACGCAGTACAgaaccacagcagcagctccagcctcGTCCAGAAACCCAGAATCTGCTTCCAGCCcgcccctgtccccagccagccccggtCACACCTACACCTCCAGTACTCCTGCTGAGACCCACACGACTGAGCCCAACAATGGCACAACGGCCAGTGGCTCGG AGGTGCCTGTCCCGGAGCAGCCCACGCTCTCCCAGAGCCCCGGTCTGGTGGCCGTGATCTGCATCTTCGTGGCCGTCCTGCTCATTGCCGCCGGCGTGGTGGTGGTGAAGCTCTGCCACAGGAGGGAGCCGGCGTTCAGGAAGCTGGATGAGGTGCCCATG GGGAAGATGACCGAAGACTCGCCCTTCGCTCGCTACCCTCCAAAATAA
- the LOC119564471 gene encoding mucin-7 isoform X1 → MARGTRWLLIGCGLCLALAVGDLTATTASQPITSSQHPATASTPPQSSLSTSSQHPATVSTPPQSSLSTSSQHPATASAPPQSSLAASGDTSLPAAPADSTAASTQYRTTAAAPASSRNPESASSPPLSPASPGHTYTSSTPAETHTTEPNNGTTASGSEVPVPEQPTLSQSPGLVAVICIFVAVLLIAAGVVVVKLCHRREPAFRKLDEVPMGKMTEDSPFARYPPK, encoded by the exons ATGGCCCGGGGGACGCGCTGGCTGCTGATCGGCTGCGGCTTGTGCCTGGCGCTCGCAG TGGGGGACCTTACTGCCACGACTGCCTCCCAACCAATCACGTCCAGCCAGCACCCCGCCACCGCGAGTACACCACCGCAGAGCTCCCTGTCCACGTCCAGCCAGCACCCCGCCACCGTGAGTACACCACCGCAGAGCTCCCTATCCACGTCCAGCCAGCACCCCGCCACCGCGAGTGCACCAccgcagagctccctggctgcctccGGAGACACCTCCCTTCCCGCTGCCCCGGCCGACAGCACCGCTGCATCCACGCAGTACAgaaccacagcagcagctccagcctcGTCCAGAAACCCAGAATCTGCTTCCAGCCcgcccctgtccccagccagccccggtCACACCTACACCTCCAGTACTCCTGCTGAGACCCACACGACTGAGCCCAACAATGGCACAACGGCCAGTGGCTCGG AGGTGCCTGTCCCGGAGCAGCCCACGCTCTCCCAGAGCCCCGGTCTGGTGGCCGTGATCTGCATCTTCGTGGCCGTCCTGCTCATTGCCGCCGGCGTGGTGGTGGTGAAGCTCTGCCACAGGAGGGAGCCGGCGTTCAGGAAGCTGGATGAGGTGCCCATG GGGAAGATGACCGAAGACTCGCCCTTCGCTCGCTACCCTCCAAAATAA
- the JUND gene encoding transcription factor jun-D, whose amino-acid sequence MRERGAERGPHPECNARGRRSGTGTDPHPGAAAAGPGPTPTPAPGAAAAGPGPTPPRPPRTGAPPAGPTPQPRPVPPAQPPAAGAGGSARRPRAQPPGAPRSRRGRMETPFYHDDVLSASAPSRGGSSSGLPRPFPGGSMMKKDGLGLSDQVVATLKAPGQPLHPLRGAAGGGGGEGPALLSSAELGLLKLGSPELERLIIQSNGLVTTTPTSSQFLYPKVTASEEQEFAEGFVKALEDLHKQNQLGAGGGGAAGGPPGDLPPAASLAQPPPPPPEPPVYANLSSYPGTTVNYATETVPYPPPPGLGGAPPHPRLQPPPPLKDEPQIVPEVPSFGESPPLSPIDMDTQERIKAERKRLRNRIAASKCRKRKLERISRLEEKVKSLKSQNTELASTASLLREQVAQLKQKVLSHVNSGCQLLPQQHQVPAY is encoded by the coding sequence ATGCGAGAGCGCGGAGCGGAGCGCGGGCCGCATCCAGAGTGTAACGCCCGGGGCCGCCGGAGCGGGACCGGGACCGACCCCCACCCCGGGGCCGCTGCAGCCGGACCGGGACCGACCCCCACCCCAGCGCCCGGGGCCGCTGCAGCCGGACCGGGACcaaccccccctcgccccccccgcACGGGGGCACCCCCAGCGGGACCGACCCCGCAGCCGCGCCCGGTCCCCCCAGCGCAGCCTCCTGCAGCCGGCGCCGGAGGCTCGGCCCGGCGCCCGCGGGCGCAGCCGCCCGGCGCCCCCCGCAGCCGGCGGGGGAGGATGGAAACACCCTTCTACCATGACGATGTGTTGAGCGCCTCGGCCCCGTCCCGCGGCGGCAGCTCCAGCGGCCTCCCCCGGCCCTTCCCCGGCGGCAGCATGATGAAGAAGGACGGGCTCGGGCTCAGCGACCAGGTGGTGGCCACCCTGAAGGCGCCCGGCCAGCCGCTCCACCCGCTGCGGGGCGCggccggcggcggcgggggcGAGGGCCCGGCCCTGCTGAGCTCCGCCGAGCTGGGGCTGCTGAAGCTGGGCTCGCCCGAGCTCGAGCGGCTCATCATCCAGTCCAACGGGCTGGTCACCACCACGCCGACCAGCAGCCAGTTCCTCTACCCCAAGGTGACGGCCAGCGAGGAGCAGGAGTTCGCCGAGGGCTTCGTCAAGGCGCTGGAGGACCTGCACAAGCAGAACCAGCTgggggcgggcggcggcggcgccgcCGGGGGCCCGCCCGGGGACCTGCCCCCCGCCGCCAGCCTggcccagccgccgccgccgccccccgaGCCGCCGGTCTACGCCAACCTGAGCAGCTACCCCGGCACGACGGTGAACTACGCCACCGAGACCGTGCCCTACCCGCCGCCGCCCGGGCTGGGGGGCGCCCCGCCGCATCCGCGCctccagccgccgccgccgctcaaGGACGAGCCGCAGATCGTGCCCGAGGTGCCCAGCTTCGGCGAGAGCCCGCCGCTGTCGCCCATCGACATGGACACGCAGGAGCGCATCAAGGCGGAGCGCAAGCGGCTGCGGAACCGCATCGCCGCCTCCAAGTGCCGCAAGAGGAAGCTGGAGCGGATCTCGCGGCTGGAGGAGAAGGTGAAGAGCCTCAAGAGCCAGAACACCGAGCTGGCCTCCACCGCCAGCCTGCTGCGCGAGCAGGTGGCGCAGCTCAAGCAGAAGGTGCTGAGCCACGTCAACAGCGGCTGCCAGCTCCTGCCGCAGCAGCACCAGGTGCCGGCCTACTGA